The sequence CATGATGAACGGCTCCTCGATCAGCTGCTCGAGGGAGATCGCCTCGACCTCGGCGAGCGGATGGCCGAGCGGCAGCCAGAGCCGGTAGGGCGAGACGTGCAGCTGCTCGATGTGCAGCGCGGCGCGATCCTTGAGCGAGGAGGTCAGCAGCACCGCGCAATCGACCTCGCCGCCGATCAGCAGGTGCTGGATGTACTCGCCGCTCTCCTCGATGGCGCTGACCGCCACCCGCGGATAGGCGCGACGGAAGCGCGAGAGGATGTCGGAGAGCACGTAGCCGGCGACGAGGGAGGTCACGCCCAGCGAGAGCGACCCGCCCTGCGCCTCGGCGTCCTCGCGGAAGGCGTGGCGCGCGTTGGAGACGTCGCCGAGGATCTGCTTGGCGTGGCGCAGGAACAGGCTGCCCTTGTGCGTGATCTCCAGCCCGCGGGCGCGGCGCTCGAACAGGGGGACGCCGAGATCGAGCTCGAGCGCGTGGATCGCCTCGGTGACGGAGCTCTGCGAGATGGAGAGCGCGCGCGCCGCGCCGGAGACGCTGCCCTGCTCGGCGGCGGCGACGAAGAATTGCAGCTGACGGATGGTGAACGCCAAGGCGCGGCCCCGATCTCCCGAGGCCGAAGGCTAGGCGATGGGCGCGCGGCGGACAAGCGCCCCCCGACGGGTCACGACGGCCGAAGCAGCAGCTTCGCCGCCTCGGTGCGCCCGGCGCGGATGTCCGCGAAGGCGTCGGCGCCCCCGGCGAGCGGGCGCTCCTCCACCCAGCCGAGCGCGCCGAAGGCGCCGGCGGCGAGCCCGTTCAGGGTCTCGACGAAGTCGCGCATCGCGTAGGTGTAGAGGCCCAGGAAGGCGATCTCCTGGAGCGTGAGCCGGCGCACGTCGAGGCCGCCGGCGCGCTCGAGCAGGCCGATATGAGCGATGGCGCCGCCCGGCCTTGCGAGCCGGCAGGCCTCCTCGCGGGTGCGGGCCGAGCCGACGGCGTCGACCACGAGATGGGCCGAGCCCGCCTCCGGCGGATCGGTCGCGGGATCGTAGGGCGCGATTCCCGGCTCGGCGGCGAGCCGGGCGCGGCGGCCGGCATGCGGCTCCGCCACGAGGATCGCGCGCGCCCCGCGGCTCCTCAGGACGAGCGCGGCGGCGACACCGATCGCCCCGGCGCCCAGCACCACCGTGCGCCATTCCGGGACCGGGCGGGCGAGGACGCGCTCGGCGACGCCGATCGCATGATAGGCGCAGGCGATCGGCTCGGTCAGCGCCGCGACCTCGAGCGGCACGTGGTCCGGCACCGGCACGAGGTTGCGCTCGGGCACGACGACCCGCTCCGCGAAGGCGCCCTCGCGCGGGGGCATCGACAGGATCTGACGCCTCGCGCAGAGATTGGTGCGCCCGGAGAGGCAGTCCTCGCAGTCCATGCAGGTGACGAGCGGGTTGATCGCCACCCGCGCCCCCGCCCGCGGTCCGGTCTCGACGATCCCCGCCGCCTCGTGGCCGAGGACGAGCGGCGCCGGGCGGCGCTCGTCGTGGCCGAGATAGGCGTGCATGTCCGAGCCGCAGACGCCGCAGGCGGCGACCCGCACCACGACCTCGCCGGGGCCGGGCGCCGGATCGGGGCGCTCCTCCAGCGCCAGCCGCTCGGGACCGGTATAGACCAGCGCCTTCATGCGCGCGTCTCCTATTTGGCGGTGAACCCGCCGTCGACGTAGAGCACCTGCCCCGTCACGTAGTCCGACGCGGGCGAGGCCAGGAACACGAGCGGCCCGGCGAGATCCTCGAGCCGGCCGTTGCGGCCGATCGCCGTCTGGCGGGCGAGCGCCTCGGCGCGGGCCGGATCGCCGAAGACCGGGGCGGTCAGCTCGGTGGGGAAGTAGCCCGGCGCCAGCGCGTTGCAGGTCACGCCCCGCGCCGACCACGCCTCCGCCATCGCCCGGGTGAGCTGCGCGACGCCGCCCTTGGCCGCGCCGTAGGGGATCGAGTTCGGCATCGCCCGCTCGGACTGGAGCGAGGCGATGTTGATCACCCGCCCCCAGCCCTTCTGCATCATCGCCGGCGCCAGCGCCTGGGCGAGGAAGAAGGGCGCGGCGAGATTGAGGTCCACCGTGCGGTCCCAGCTCTCCGGGGTGATGGCGTCCCACGGCTCGCGGAGGTTCACGCCCGCCGCGTTGACGAGGATGTCCGGCGCGCCGAAGGGCTCGGCCGCCCGCGCCGCCACCGCGTCGAGCCGGTGGTGATCGCCGACGTCGGCGACGAGGGCGGCCGCGCGCCCGCCGGCGGCCTCGATCGCCGCGACGGTTTCGGCGAGCCGATCCTCCCGGCGCGCCAATGCGACGACCCGCGCGCCGGCCTCGGCGAGGGTCGCGGCCAGCGCCTGCCCGATGCCGGAGCTCGCGCCGGTGACGACGGCGACCCGCCCGGCGAGGTCGAAGGAGGGGCGCATGTCAGGCGTCCGCGCCGGACTTGGCCGAGCCGTATTTGGCGATGCGCACGTCGGCGGTGCGCGCGTGGGCCTCCATGCCCTCGAGCCGCGAGATCCGCGCCGTCACGGCGGCCACCTCGACGGAGGCCGCGCGGCTCATGCGCTGCCAGGTGACCGTCTTGAGGAACTTCGCCACCGAGAGCCCGCCGGTATAGCGGCCCGCGCCCATGGTCGGCAGGATGTGGTTCGGCCCGGACGCCTTGTCGCCGTAGGCCACCGTCGTCTCCTCGCCCAGGAAGAGCGAGCCGTAGTTCCGCAGGCGGTCGTGCCACCAGGCGAGGTCGGCGGCCTGGACCTCGAGATGCTCCGAGGCGTAGGCGTCGCTCACCGCGGCCGCCTCCTCGCGCGTATCGCAGACGATCGCCTCGCCGTAGTCGCGCCAGGCCGCCTCGGCGAAGCCGCGGTTGGGGTCCGGCAGCGCGGCGATCAGCTCCGGCATGCGGGCGATCACGGCATCCGCCAGCGCGCGCGAGGTGGTGACGAGCCAGGCGGGGCTGTTCGGCCCGTGCTCGGCCTGGCCGACGAGGTCGATGGCGACGATTTCGGGATCGGCGGTCTCGTCGGCGATCACCATGATCTCGGAGGGACCCGCCACCATGTCGATGCCGCAGCGGCCGAACAGGATGCGCTTGGCCTCGGCCACGTACTGGTTGCCG comes from Salinarimonas sp. and encodes:
- the hisD gene encoding histidinol dehydrogenase, with translation MAVVHLKSASKTARTDEGETRARVAQLLAELEAGGEAATRALAERLDGWTGEILVERAQIEDAASAVSQQLKDDIRFAHDRVRRFAEAQRGGMNDLSVTLAPGLEAGHRHVPMETAGCYVPGGRFAHVASAIMSVTTAKAAGVPFVVAASPPRGPEGIHPAVLYTLGQCGADAVLTLGGVQAIAALAYGHFTGRAADILVGPGNQYVAEAKRILFGRCGIDMVAGPSEIMVIADETADPEIVAIDLVGQAEHGPNSPAWLVTTSRALADAVIARMPELIAALPDPNRGFAEAAWRDYGEAIVCDTREEAAAVSDAYASEHLEVQAADLAWWHDRLRNYGSLFLGEETTVAYGDKASGPNHILPTMGAGRYTGGLSVAKFLKTVTWQRMSRAASVEVAAVTARISRLEGMEAHARTADVRIAKYGSAKSGADA
- a CDS encoding alcohol dehydrogenase catalytic domain-containing protein, whose amino-acid sequence is MKALVYTGPERLALEERPDPAPGPGEVVVRVAACGVCGSDMHAYLGHDERRPAPLVLGHEAAGIVETGPRAGARVAINPLVTCMDCEDCLSGRTNLCARRQILSMPPREGAFAERVVVPERNLVPVPDHVPLEVAALTEPIACAYHAIGVAERVLARPVPEWRTVVLGAGAIGVAAALVLRSRGARAILVAEPHAGRRARLAAEPGIAPYDPATDPPEAGSAHLVVDAVGSARTREEACRLARPGGAIAHIGLLERAGGLDVRRLTLQEIAFLGLYTYAMRDFVETLNGLAAGAFGALGWVEERPLAGGADAFADIRAGRTEAAKLLLRPS
- a CDS encoding SDR family oxidoreductase, producing the protein MRPSFDLAGRVAVVTGASSGIGQALAATLAEAGARVVALARREDRLAETVAAIEAAGGRAAALVADVGDHHRLDAVAARAAEPFGAPDILVNAAGVNLREPWDAITPESWDRTVDLNLAAPFFLAQALAPAMMQKGWGRVINIASLQSERAMPNSIPYGAAKGGVAQLTRAMAEAWSARGVTCNALAPGYFPTELTAPVFGDPARAEALARQTAIGRNGRLEDLAGPLVFLASPASDYVTGQVLYVDGGFTAK
- a CDS encoding LysR family transcriptional regulator — encoded protein: MAFTIRQLQFFVAAAEQGSVSGAARALSISQSSVTEAIHALELDLGVPLFERRARGLEITHKGSLFLRHAKQILGDVSNARHAFREDAEAQGGSLSLGVTSLVAGYVLSDILSRFRRAYPRVAVSAIEESGEYIQHLLIGGEVDCAVLLTSSLKDRAALHIEQLHVSPYRLWLPLGHPLAEVEAISLEQLIEEPFIMLTVDEIEESMRRLTASLKAKLNVAFRTRSVEAVRSLVATGAGIALLPSLVYRPWSLEGDRIEIRDVSGDLPSVQVGLVWRKGAPLPPAARNFVRSAQTAISLRTF